One window of the Saccopteryx bilineata isolate mSacBil1 chromosome 2, mSacBil1_pri_phased_curated, whole genome shotgun sequence genome contains the following:
- the TRMT10B gene encoding tRNA methyltransferase 10 homolog B isoform X1, with protein MVRCALLLREMTGSGQRTKHMDWKLEGSAQETESHVLQEQEIIPEDTGEDGISESFRLLQIDVECEHQKRETLPAGSATWCSKNVQRKQRNWEKIVAAKKSKRKQEKERRKANRVENSGICPQHSKRFLRSLTKEKLSEAKHSGPRLCIDLSMTHHMSKKELSRLAGQIRRLYGSNRKAGRPFWIYLTGFSADSPLYEECLRMNDGFSSYLLDVTEEDCFSLFPLETLVYLTPDSEDALEDVDVNKVYILGGLVDESIQKKVTFQKAREHSIMTARLPIQEYMVRRQNGKNYHSEILAINQVFDILSTYFETQNWPEALKKGVSSRKGYVLQNSME; from the exons ATGGTCCGATGTGCCCTGCTGCTGCGTGAGATGACAGGATCAG GGCAGAGGACTAAGCACATGGACTGGAAGTTGGAAGGGAGTGCTCAGGAAACAGAGTCACACGTGCTGCAGGAACAAGAAATCATCCCAGAAGACACAGGTGAAGATGGCATCTCTGAAAGCTTCCGGCTTCTACAGATTGATGTGGAATGTGAGCATCAGAAGAGAGAGACCCTGCCCGCAGGCAGTGCGACGTGGTGCTCG AAAAATGtccaaagaaaacagagaaactgGGAAAAGATAGTTGCAGCAAAGAAGagcaaaagaaagcaagaaaaagaaagaagaaaagctaaTCGTGTAGAAAATTCAG GCATCTGCCCCCAGCACAGCAAACGTTTTCTGAGATCCTTAACCAAGGAGAAACTTTCAGAAGCCAAACACTCAGGACCAAGACTCTGTATCGATTTGAGTATGACCCACCACATGTCTAAGAAG GAACTAAGCAGACTGGCTGGACAGATCCGAAGGTTGTATGGTTCAAATAGAAAAGCTGGCAGGCCATTTTGGATCTACCTCACTGGATTCTCAGCAGACAGTCCCCTGTACGAAGAGTGTTTGAGGATGAATGATGGATTTTCTAGTTACCTG CTAGATGTAACAGAAGAAGACTGCTTTAGTTTATTCCCCCTGGAAACCCTAGTGTACCTGACTCCTGATTCAGAAGATG cTCTTGAAGATGTTGATGTGAACAAAGTTTACATCCTTGGTGGACTTGTGGACGAAAGCATTCAGAAG AAGGTGACATTTCAAAAGGCCCGAGAACACTCTATCATGACAGCCCGCTTGCCAATCCAGGAATACATGGTCAGACGCCAGAATGGAAAAAACTATCATTCAGAGATATTGGCCATCAATCAAG TATTTGATATCCTGTCCACTTACTTTGAGACTCAAAACTGGCCTGAAGCACTGAAGAAAGGAGTTTCTTCTAGAAAAGGCTATGTTCTTCAGAACTCAATGGAATGA
- the TRMT10B gene encoding tRNA methyltransferase 10 homolog B isoform X2: protein MDWKLEGSAQETESHVLQEQEIIPEDTGEDGISESFRLLQIDVECEHQKRETLPAGSATWCSKNVQRKQRNWEKIVAAKKSKRKQEKERRKANRVENSGICPQHSKRFLRSLTKEKLSEAKHSGPRLCIDLSMTHHMSKKELSRLAGQIRRLYGSNRKAGRPFWIYLTGFSADSPLYEECLRMNDGFSSYLLDVTEEDCFSLFPLETLVYLTPDSEDALEDVDVNKVYILGGLVDESIQKKVTFQKAREHSIMTARLPIQEYMVRRQNGKNYHSEILAINQVFDILSTYFETQNWPEALKKGVSSRKGYVLQNSME from the exons ATGGACTGGAAGTTGGAAGGGAGTGCTCAGGAAACAGAGTCACACGTGCTGCAGGAACAAGAAATCATCCCAGAAGACACAGGTGAAGATGGCATCTCTGAAAGCTTCCGGCTTCTACAGATTGATGTGGAATGTGAGCATCAGAAGAGAGAGACCCTGCCCGCAGGCAGTGCGACGTGGTGCTCG AAAAATGtccaaagaaaacagagaaactgGGAAAAGATAGTTGCAGCAAAGAAGagcaaaagaaagcaagaaaaagaaagaagaaaagctaaTCGTGTAGAAAATTCAG GCATCTGCCCCCAGCACAGCAAACGTTTTCTGAGATCCTTAACCAAGGAGAAACTTTCAGAAGCCAAACACTCAGGACCAAGACTCTGTATCGATTTGAGTATGACCCACCACATGTCTAAGAAG GAACTAAGCAGACTGGCTGGACAGATCCGAAGGTTGTATGGTTCAAATAGAAAAGCTGGCAGGCCATTTTGGATCTACCTCACTGGATTCTCAGCAGACAGTCCCCTGTACGAAGAGTGTTTGAGGATGAATGATGGATTTTCTAGTTACCTG CTAGATGTAACAGAAGAAGACTGCTTTAGTTTATTCCCCCTGGAAACCCTAGTGTACCTGACTCCTGATTCAGAAGATG cTCTTGAAGATGTTGATGTGAACAAAGTTTACATCCTTGGTGGACTTGTGGACGAAAGCATTCAGAAG AAGGTGACATTTCAAAAGGCCCGAGAACACTCTATCATGACAGCCCGCTTGCCAATCCAGGAATACATGGTCAGACGCCAGAATGGAAAAAACTATCATTCAGAGATATTGGCCATCAATCAAG TATTTGATATCCTGTCCACTTACTTTGAGACTCAAAACTGGCCTGAAGCACTGAAGAAAGGAGTTTCTTCTAGAAAAGGCTATGTTCTTCAGAACTCAATGGAATGA